One Chaetodon auriga isolate fChaAug3 chromosome 14, fChaAug3.hap1, whole genome shotgun sequence genomic window carries:
- the hspa4l gene encoding heat shock 70 kDa protein 4L isoform X1, with protein MSVVGIDVGFQTCYIAVARSGGIETIVNEYSDRCTPACVSLASKNRMIGNAAKSQIISNFKNTVHGFKKFHGRAFDDPFVQAEKPKLPYSLHKLANGNTGIKVRYLDEDKVFTVEQIAGMLLNKLKETSESALKKPVVDCVISVPSFFTDAERRSVFDATQIAGLNCLRLINDTTAVALAYGIYKQDLPTPEERPRNVVFVDMGHSSFQVSIAAFNKGKLKVLATAFDPYLGGRNFDEVLVEYFCEEFKSKYKLNVRDNPRALLRLHQECEKLKKLMSANSSDLPLNIECFMNDIDVSSRMNRGHFEDMCAQYLMRVEMPLKAVLEQSKLSRDDIYAVEIVGGATRSPAIKERISKFFGKDVSTTLNADEAVARGCALQCAILSPAFKVREFSITDVVPFPITLRWKSPTDDGLGECEVFSKNHAAPFSKVITFHKKEPFDLEASYSNPQELPYPDHRIGCFSVQNVVPQPDGDSSKVKVKVRVNVHGIFSVSSASLIDKQKGEGEDMQIDSEPVVQNEGRAEDQTKMQVDQEGHSQADQQNEDNSSSSKEAVAGEKQDPAAGGSKPKVKVKSIDLPIMARNIRQLDSDVLNDFVEYERQMVIQDKLVKELNDAKNAVEEYVYDLRDKLCGIYEKYITEDDSNRLTLMLEDTENWLYEDGEDQPKQVYEEKLDALKRLGQPIQDRHREHEDRPRAFEELGKKLQLYMKFVDCFKQKDERYMHLSAEEMSAVEKCVSESMGWMNSKMNAQSKLGITQDPIVKVADIIAKIQELENACNPVINRPKPTVEEAPEANDQNSGAHNGPTAKQGAEGKGDAKGSQQTKPGTKEMEVD; from the exons ATGTCAGTGGTAGGCATTGATGTGGGTTTCCAAACTTGTTACATCGCTGTGGCCAGGAGCGGCGGCATTGAAACCATTGTCAATGAGTACAGTGACAGATGCACACC GGCTTGTGTGTCTTTGGCCTCCAAAAACCGCATGATCGGAAATGCAGCCAAAAGTCAA ATTATATCAAACTTCAAAAATACAGTCCATGGCTTCAAAAAGTTCCACGGCAGAGCATTTGATGACCCATTTGTCCAAGCGGAAAAACCCAAACTGCCTTACAGCTTACATAAACTGGCCAatggaaacactggaattaag GTGCGTTATTTGGATGAGGACAAAGTGTTCACAGTTGAGCAGATCGCAGGGATGCTGCTCAACAAGCTGAAGGAGACATCAGAGAGTGCCCTGAAGAAGCCGGTGGTGGACTGTGTCATCTCT GTCCCAAGTTTTTTCACAGACGCTGAAAGACGATCTGTGTTTGATGCAACTCAAATCGCAGGGCTGAACTGTTTACGGCTAATTAATGATACGACTGCAG TGGCTTTGGCTTATGGGATCTACAAGCAGGACCTCCCtactccagaggagaggccaaGAAATGTGGTGTTTGTGGACATGGGACATTCATCATTCCAGGTCTCCATCGCCGCCTTCAACAAAGGCAAACTCAAG GTCCTTGCCACCGCGTTCGACCCGTACCTCGGTGGGCGCAATTTTGACGAAGTGTTGGTAGAGTACTTCTGCGAGGAGTTTAAGAGCAAGTACAAGCTTAATGTGAGGGACAACCCAAGGGCTCTGCTGCGGCTGCATCAGGAGTGCGAGAAACTGAAGAAGCTGATGAGTGCCAACTCCTCCGATCTGCCTCTGAACATAGAGTGCTTCATGAATGACATCGATGTTTCCAGCAGGATGAACAG GGGCCATTTTGAAGACATGTGTGCTCAGTATCTGATGAGAGTAGAGATGCCACTGAAAGCAGTCCTTGAACAGTCAA AGCTTAGCCGAGATGACATCTACGCCGTGGAGATAGTCGGAGGGGCCACAAGAAGCCCAGCTATCAAAGAGAGAATCAGCAAGTTTTTCGGCAAAGACGTCAGCACCACGCTCAACGCAGACGAAGCTGTCGCGAGAGGCTGTGCTCTTCAG TGTGCAATCCTCTCTCCAGCATTTAAGGTGCGTGAGTTCTCCATCACTGACGTGGTTCCCTTTCCCATTACTCTTCGCTGGAAATCTCCAACAGATGATGGATTGGG AGAGTGTGAGGTGTTCAGCAAGAACCACGCTGCTCCGTTTTCCAAAGTGATCACCTTTCACAAGAAGGAACCCTTTGACCTTGAGGCCTCCTACAGCAACCCTCAAGAGCTCCCCTACCCAGACCACAGGATAG GATGCTTTTCTGTCCAGAATGTGGTTCCTCAGCCGGATGGAGACAGCTCTAAAGTGAAGGTCAAAGTGCGAGTTAACGTCCACGGCATCTTCAGTGTGTCCAGTGCCTCTCTGATAGACAAGCagaaaggagagggggaggacaTGCAAATTGACTCGGAGCCAGTGGTGCAGAACGAAGGCAGGGCCGAGGACCAG ACCAAAATGCAGGTGGACCAGGAAGGCCACAGCCAAGCGGACCAGCAGAACGAAGACAACAGTTCCAGCAGTAAG GAGGCGGTGGCTGGGGAAAAGCAGGACCCAGCAGCAGGGGGAAGCAAGCCCAAAGTCAAGGTGAAGAGTATTGATCTGCCCATCATGGCCAGAAACATTCGACAGCTTGACAGTGATGTCCTTAACGACTTTGTGGAGTACGAG CGTCAGATGGTAATCCAGGACAAGCTGGTGAAAGAGCTGAATGACGCTAAAAACGCTGTTGAGGAGTACGTGTACGATCTGCGGGACAAACTTTGTGGGATCTATGAAAAGTACATCACTGAGGAC GACAGTAACCGGCTGACACTGAtgctggaggacacagagaacTGGCTGTATGAGGACGGAGAGGACCAACCCAAACAAGTCTATGAGGAGAAGCTAGATGCACTTAAg AGGTTGGGTCAACCCATTCAGGACCGCCACAGAGAGCACGAGGACAGGCCGAGAGCTTTTGAGGAGCTTGGAAAGAAACTGCAACTCTACATGAAGTTTGTGGATTGCTTTAAACAGAAG GATGAGCGGTACATGCATTTGAGTGCAGAAGAAATGAGCGCTGTGGagaagtgtgtgagtgaaagcaTGGGCTGGATGAACAGCAAGATGAACGCACAGAGCAAACTCGGTATTACTCAAGATCCCATCGTTAAAGTAGCAGACATCATTGCCAAAATACAG GAGCTTGAGAATGCATGTAATCCGGTGATCAACAGGCCAAAGCCCACAGTGGAGGAGGCCCCTGAAGCGAATGACCAAAACAGTGGAGCTCATAATGGCCCGACAGCCAAGCAAGGAGCCGAAGGGAAGGGGGATGCAAAGGGAAGCCAGCAGACAAAGCCTGGCACGAAAGAGATGGAGGTGGACTGA
- the hspa4l gene encoding heat shock 70 kDa protein 4L isoform X2, with amino-acid sequence MSVVGIDVGFQTCYIAVARSGGIETIVNEYSDRCTPACVSLASKNRMIGNAAKSQIISNFKNTVHGFKKFHGRAFDDPFVQAEKPKLPYSLHKLANGNTGIKVRYLDEDKVFTVEQIAGMLLNKLKETSESALKKPVVDCVISVPSFFTDAERRSVFDATQIAGLNCLRLINDTTAVALAYGIYKQDLPTPEERPRNVVFVDMGHSSFQVSIAAFNKGKLKVLATAFDPYLGGRNFDEVLVEYFCEEFKSKYKLNVRDNPRALLRLHQECEKLKKLMSANSSDLPLNIECFMNDIDVSSRMNRGHFEDMCAQYLMRVEMPLKAVLEQSKLSRDDIYAVEIVGGATRSPAIKERISKFFGKDVSTTLNADEAVARGCALQCAILSPAFKVREFSITDVVPFPITLRWKSPTDDGLGECEVFSKNHAAPFSKVITFHKKEPFDLEASYSNPQELPYPDHRIGCFSVQNVVPQPDGDSSKVKVKVRVNVHGIFSVSSASLIDKQKGEGEDMQIDSEPVVQNEGRAEDQTKMQVDQEGHSQADQQNEDNSSSSKAVAGEKQDPAAGGSKPKVKVKSIDLPIMARNIRQLDSDVLNDFVEYERQMVIQDKLVKELNDAKNAVEEYVYDLRDKLCGIYEKYITEDDSNRLTLMLEDTENWLYEDGEDQPKQVYEEKLDALKRLGQPIQDRHREHEDRPRAFEELGKKLQLYMKFVDCFKQKDERYMHLSAEEMSAVEKCVSESMGWMNSKMNAQSKLGITQDPIVKVADIIAKIQELENACNPVINRPKPTVEEAPEANDQNSGAHNGPTAKQGAEGKGDAKGSQQTKPGTKEMEVD; translated from the exons ATGTCAGTGGTAGGCATTGATGTGGGTTTCCAAACTTGTTACATCGCTGTGGCCAGGAGCGGCGGCATTGAAACCATTGTCAATGAGTACAGTGACAGATGCACACC GGCTTGTGTGTCTTTGGCCTCCAAAAACCGCATGATCGGAAATGCAGCCAAAAGTCAA ATTATATCAAACTTCAAAAATACAGTCCATGGCTTCAAAAAGTTCCACGGCAGAGCATTTGATGACCCATTTGTCCAAGCGGAAAAACCCAAACTGCCTTACAGCTTACATAAACTGGCCAatggaaacactggaattaag GTGCGTTATTTGGATGAGGACAAAGTGTTCACAGTTGAGCAGATCGCAGGGATGCTGCTCAACAAGCTGAAGGAGACATCAGAGAGTGCCCTGAAGAAGCCGGTGGTGGACTGTGTCATCTCT GTCCCAAGTTTTTTCACAGACGCTGAAAGACGATCTGTGTTTGATGCAACTCAAATCGCAGGGCTGAACTGTTTACGGCTAATTAATGATACGACTGCAG TGGCTTTGGCTTATGGGATCTACAAGCAGGACCTCCCtactccagaggagaggccaaGAAATGTGGTGTTTGTGGACATGGGACATTCATCATTCCAGGTCTCCATCGCCGCCTTCAACAAAGGCAAACTCAAG GTCCTTGCCACCGCGTTCGACCCGTACCTCGGTGGGCGCAATTTTGACGAAGTGTTGGTAGAGTACTTCTGCGAGGAGTTTAAGAGCAAGTACAAGCTTAATGTGAGGGACAACCCAAGGGCTCTGCTGCGGCTGCATCAGGAGTGCGAGAAACTGAAGAAGCTGATGAGTGCCAACTCCTCCGATCTGCCTCTGAACATAGAGTGCTTCATGAATGACATCGATGTTTCCAGCAGGATGAACAG GGGCCATTTTGAAGACATGTGTGCTCAGTATCTGATGAGAGTAGAGATGCCACTGAAAGCAGTCCTTGAACAGTCAA AGCTTAGCCGAGATGACATCTACGCCGTGGAGATAGTCGGAGGGGCCACAAGAAGCCCAGCTATCAAAGAGAGAATCAGCAAGTTTTTCGGCAAAGACGTCAGCACCACGCTCAACGCAGACGAAGCTGTCGCGAGAGGCTGTGCTCTTCAG TGTGCAATCCTCTCTCCAGCATTTAAGGTGCGTGAGTTCTCCATCACTGACGTGGTTCCCTTTCCCATTACTCTTCGCTGGAAATCTCCAACAGATGATGGATTGGG AGAGTGTGAGGTGTTCAGCAAGAACCACGCTGCTCCGTTTTCCAAAGTGATCACCTTTCACAAGAAGGAACCCTTTGACCTTGAGGCCTCCTACAGCAACCCTCAAGAGCTCCCCTACCCAGACCACAGGATAG GATGCTTTTCTGTCCAGAATGTGGTTCCTCAGCCGGATGGAGACAGCTCTAAAGTGAAGGTCAAAGTGCGAGTTAACGTCCACGGCATCTTCAGTGTGTCCAGTGCCTCTCTGATAGACAAGCagaaaggagagggggaggacaTGCAAATTGACTCGGAGCCAGTGGTGCAGAACGAAGGCAGGGCCGAGGACCAG ACCAAAATGCAGGTGGACCAGGAAGGCCACAGCCAAGCGGACCAGCAGAACGAAGACAACAGTTCCAGCAGTAAG GCGGTGGCTGGGGAAAAGCAGGACCCAGCAGCAGGGGGAAGCAAGCCCAAAGTCAAGGTGAAGAGTATTGATCTGCCCATCATGGCCAGAAACATTCGACAGCTTGACAGTGATGTCCTTAACGACTTTGTGGAGTACGAG CGTCAGATGGTAATCCAGGACAAGCTGGTGAAAGAGCTGAATGACGCTAAAAACGCTGTTGAGGAGTACGTGTACGATCTGCGGGACAAACTTTGTGGGATCTATGAAAAGTACATCACTGAGGAC GACAGTAACCGGCTGACACTGAtgctggaggacacagagaacTGGCTGTATGAGGACGGAGAGGACCAACCCAAACAAGTCTATGAGGAGAAGCTAGATGCACTTAAg AGGTTGGGTCAACCCATTCAGGACCGCCACAGAGAGCACGAGGACAGGCCGAGAGCTTTTGAGGAGCTTGGAAAGAAACTGCAACTCTACATGAAGTTTGTGGATTGCTTTAAACAGAAG GATGAGCGGTACATGCATTTGAGTGCAGAAGAAATGAGCGCTGTGGagaagtgtgtgagtgaaagcaTGGGCTGGATGAACAGCAAGATGAACGCACAGAGCAAACTCGGTATTACTCAAGATCCCATCGTTAAAGTAGCAGACATCATTGCCAAAATACAG GAGCTTGAGAATGCATGTAATCCGGTGATCAACAGGCCAAAGCCCACAGTGGAGGAGGCCCCTGAAGCGAATGACCAAAACAGTGGAGCTCATAATGGCCCGACAGCCAAGCAAGGAGCCGAAGGGAAGGGGGATGCAAAGGGAAGCCAGCAGACAAAGCCTGGCACGAAAGAGATGGAGGTGGACTGA
- the plk4 gene encoding serine/threonine-protein kinase PLK4: MSVSIGDRIEDFKVLTLMGKGSFACVYRAKSVKTGLEVAIKTIDKKAMQKAGMVPRVTNEVEIQCRLKHPSILELYNYFEDSNYVYLVLEMCHNGEMSRYLKERKVPFSEDEARHFMHQIVKGMLYLHTHGILHRDLTLSNLLLTSNMNIKIADFGLAAQLKLPNEKHFTMCGTPNYISPEVATRSAHGLESDVWSLGCMFYAFLMGRPPFDTDTVKHTLSKVVLGEYEMPTNVSREAQDLIHQLLQKDPAQRPSLSAVLDHPFMTQSLLVRTKELGLGDEGSIDSGIATISTACTSSTSASCSSRLQRRARHMIGSALPNRMVPIPSLPHQPSNACFDDGDQWQQQQHPADRFHREGRSRGFHAGENGHPHSRYLRRAHSSDRSGSSASGQGPSHAELGRCHSEETLTGLGRPVFSSTQHPSSERGRLPSPPVKQSANSGFSLSTQTAHPPNLQFQDLEGVTNWLNNEASGHRPTDSSTHSSSGSFHSSRGPLQVHNSWTDKPTDRGVNPHHNQHYVHHNLPSNSDSYRENIPGAEFQPHGRQLKLPAAKPSVDKEKKSLRDIVPPLCASRLKPIRQKNKNAVVSILDTGEVCMELLKCHGGQERVKEVLRISCDGSMVTIYQPNGGKGFPVVDHPPAPPEDILICSYEDLPEKYWKKYQYASKFVQLVKSKTPKVTLYTKHAKVMLMENSPNADVEACFYDGAKTHKTSELVRVVEKSGKSYTVKGEVGLSGLSPESRLYVELSDEGHSMCLSLEAAITAEEQRSTKNVPFFPITIGRRPVNPDSLCSSSLPSHPVPPDTASPPQPPQITPSMISYDGSDFTTASLGKKSSPVRQDRVQSTGKVVKSIFVPNVGWASQLTSGEVWVQFNDGSQLVVQAGVSCITYTSPEGRITRYKENEKLPEHVKEKLHCLSTILGLLANPTTHHLH, translated from the exons ATGAGCGTTTCGATCGGCGATAGAATTGAG GATTTTAAAGTCCTCACCCTCATGGGCAAAGGCTCCTTTGCATGTGTTTACCGAGCAAAATCAGTGAAGACTGGTCTGGAGGTTGCTATCAAAACG ATTGACAAAAAGGCAATGCAAAAAGCCGGCATGGTCCCGCGTGTGACAAATGAGGTGGAGATCCAGTGTCGCTTGAAACATCCTTCGATACTTGAG cTGTACAACTACTTTGAGGACAGCAACTATGTGTACTTGGTGTTGGAGATGTGCCACAATGGAGAGATGAGTCGGTACCTTAAAGAGAGGAAGGTGCCTTTCTCTGAGGATGAAG CAAGGCATTTCATGCATCAAATTGTGAAAGGAATGCTGTATTTACACACCCACGGCATCTTGCATCGAGATCTGACCTTGTCAAACCTTTTGCTGACCAGCAACATGAACATTAAGATAGCGGACTTTGGCCTGGCTGCTCAGCTCAAACTCCCGAATGAAAAGCACTTCACCATGTGTGGGACACCCAACTACATCTCCCCGGAGGTGGCCACTCGCAGCGCTCATGGTCTTGAATCAGATGTCTGGTCACTGGGGTGCATGTTCTACGCCTTCCTGATGGGTCGCCCTCCGTTTGACACTGACACAGTCAAGCACACCCTGTCTAAAGTTGTGCTTGGGGAATATGAGATGCCTACCAATGTTTCTCGAGAGGCTCAGGACCTGATCCATCAGCTGCTGCAAAAGGACCCTGCCCAGCGGCCCAGCCTCTCCGCCGTGTTGGACCACCCGTTTATGACCCAGAGCCTGCTGGTCAGGACCAAGGAGCTGGGGCTGGGGGATGAGGGATCCATAGACAGCGGCATCGCCACCATATCCACtgcctgcacctcctccacctcagccagctgcagcagccgcCTCCAGAGGAGAGCCAGGCACATGATTGGCTCTGCCTTGCCTAATCGAATGGTGCCCATTCCCAGTCTTCCACACCAACCTAGCAACGCCTGTTTTGATGACGGAGaccagtggcagcagcagcagcatccggCAGACAGATTTCACAGAGAGGGCAGGAGCAGGGGGTTTCATGCTGGAGAAAATGGGCACCCTCATTCCCGCTACCTGAGGAGGGCTCACTCTTCAGATCGCTCCGGCTCCTCTGCATCAGGCCAGGGGCCGAGTCACGCCGAGCTGGGCAGATGCCACTCAGAAGAGACTCTGACTGGCTTAGGAAGACCAGTCTTCTCCTCCACTCAGCACCCATCGTCAGAGCGGGGAAGGCTCCCCTCTCCCCCTGTCAAACAGTCAGCAAA TTCTGGCTTTTCGTTATCCACACAGACTGCACATCCTCCAAATCTGCAATTTCAAGACCTGGAGGGAGTTACTAATTGGCTCAACAATGAGG ccTCTGGGCACAGgcccacagacagcagcactcacagcagcagcggcagcttccacagcagcagaggaccaTTACAGGTTCATAATTCCTGGACAGACAAGCCCACGGACAGAGGTGTGAACCCTCACCACAACCAGCACTACGTGCACCACAACCTTCCCTCCAACTCTGACTCGTACAGGGAAAATATACCTGGAGCAGAGTTCCAACCTCACGGCAGACAGCTGAAGCTCCCTGCAGCCAAGCCCAGTGtggacaaagagaagaaaagtctCAGAGACATTGTCCCTCCCTTGTGCGCGTCCAGACTGAAACCTATcagacagaagaacaaaaatGCTGTT GTGAGCATCCTGGACACAGGTGAAGTGTGCATGGAGTTATTAAAATGTCACGGTGGTCAAGAAAGGGTCAAAGAAGTCCTTCGGATTTCCTGTGATGGTTCAATG GTGACAATATACCAGCCGAATGGTGGAAAGGGGTTTCCTGTGGTGGACCATCCACCCGCTCCTCCAGAAGACATTCTGATCTGTAGCTATGAGGACCTTCCAG AAAAATACTGGAAGAAGTACCAATACGCTTCCAAATTTGTGCAGCTCGTGAAATCCAAGACTCCAAAAGTGACCCTCTACACCAAGCACGCAAAGGTCATGCTGATGGAGAACTCTCCCAACGCAGACGTGGAAGCTTGCTTTTATGATG GAGCAAAAACCCACAAGACGTCAGAGCTGGTGCGAGTGGTGGAGAAGAGTGGGAAGTCGTACACGGTGAAGGGGGAGGTGGGGCTGAGCGGCCTGAGTCCAGAGAGCAGGCTGTATGTGGAGCTGTCCGACGAGGGCCACAGCATGTGTCTGTCCCTGGAGGCCGCcatcacagcagaggagcagcgcAGCACCAAGAACGTGCCTTTTTTCCCCATAACTATTGGCAG GAGACCTGTCAACCCAGACTCCCTGTGCTCGTCGTCCCTGCCCTCCCACCCGGTGCCTCCAGATACAGCATCGCCTCCTCAACCTCCACAAATCACTCCTTCA ATGATCTCCTACGATGGGTCTGATTTCACAACAGCCAGCCTGGGAAAGAAAAGCTCCCCAGTGCGACAGGACCGGGTACAAAGCACAGGGAAAGTGGTTAAGTCCATATTTGTGCCAAACGTTGGATGGGCGTCCCAG CTGACGAGCGGAGAGGTGTGGGTGCAGTTTAACGATGGCTCTCAGCTGGTGGTTCAGGCAGGAGTTTCCTGCATCACCTACACGTCTCCAGAAGGGAGGATTACAAG GTATAAGGAGAACGAGAAGTTGCCAGAGCACGTCAAGGAGAAGCTGCACTGTCTCTCCACTATCCTGGGACTGTTGGCCAACCCAACAACACATCACCTTCATTGA
- the LOC143331364 gene encoding inositol-tetrakisphosphate 1-kinase-like: MQTFLKGRRVGYWLSEKKMKKLNFQAFADLCRKRGIEVVQLDLSQPLEEQGPLDVIIHKLTDLILEADQNDSQAVLLVQRVQDYIDAHPETIVLDPLPAIRTLLDRCKSYQLIHRIESCMQDERICSPPFMVLNTDCSPDVLEQIKRQGLTFPFICKTRVAHGTNSHEMAIIFSEEDLNDVKPPCVIQSFINHNAVLYKVFVVGDSYTVVERPSLKNFPAGPADRKAIFFNSHNVSKPESSSDLTTRENVEGVSQPPNDDVIRELSRSLRQALGVSLFGIDVIINNQTGQHAVIDVNAFPGYEGVPEFFNDLLNHITSVLQSHNPDFAPASEQPKVSSTVPNAAQPAPGCCSMLGKEAGGSPWIVEGDGGLKGPRQRLGCNSPMSPNFQQHCVSTIATKASSQ; the protein is encoded by the exons CTGGACCTCAGCCAGCCTCTGGAGGAGCAGGGTCCACTGGATGTCATCATCCACAAACTGACTGACCTCATCCTGGAGGCTGACCAGAATGATTCACAGGCTGTGCTGCTGGTGCAAAGAGTACAG GACTACATTGATGCCCACCCTGAGACTATCGTCCTGGACCCCCTCCCAGCCATCCGGACTCTGTTGGACCGCTGCAAGTCCTACCAGCTCATTCACAGGATAGAGAGCTGTATGCAAG ATGAGAGGATTTGCTCTCCTCCGTTCATGGTCCTTAATACGGACTGCAGCCCAGATGTGCTGGAGCAGATCAAGAGGCAAGGACTCACATTCCCCTTCA TTTGCAAAACACGGGTGGCTCATGGAACCAACTCCCACGAG ATGGCCATTATCTTCAGTGAAGAGGACCTGAATGACGTGAAGCCTCCCTGTGTGATCCAGAGCTTCATCAACCACAATGCAGTGCTCTACAAGGTGTTTGTGGTGGGAGACTCCTACACTGTGGTGGAAAGACCTTCACTGAAGAACTTCCCTGCTGGACCTGCAG ACAGGAAAGCAATTTTCTTCAACAGCCACAATGTTTCCAAACCCGAGTCATCCTCAGACTTGACCACG AGAGAGAACGTAGAGGGAGTGTCTCAGCCACctaatgatgatgtcatcagagagTTGTCCAGGTCATTGCGGCAGGCGCTGGGCGTGTCCCTGTTTGGCATCGACGTCATCATCAACAACCAAACGGGCCAACATGCCGTCATTGACGTCAATGCATTCCCTG GTTATGAGGGCGTCCCCGAGTTTTTCAATGACCTCCTGAACCACATCACCAGCGTGCTCCAGAGCCACAACCCAGACTTCGCCCCCGCCAGCGAGCAGCCCAAGGTGAGCTCCACGGTACCGAACGCCGCCCAGCCGGCCCCCGGCTGCTGCAGCATGCTGGGAAAAGAGGCCGGCGGCAGCCCCTGGATCGTAGAGGGCGACGGAGGGCTGAAGGGCCCACGTCAGAGACTGGGTTGCAACTCGCCCATGTCCCCTAActtccagcagcactgtgtctCCACAATAGCTACCAAGGCTTCCTCCCAGTGA